The following coding sequences lie in one Maribacter forsetii DSM 18668 genomic window:
- a CDS encoding T9SS type B sorting domain-containing protein produces MTKPITSYSNLNSFWKRLAVLFLLILGIQPLYSQQTTTWTQQPLSVTWESFSSDGAVRVEVVPSLGVSILGEDTMGCTSDATYGDPTPDVFGSPSIEISLNSILRFGTLQFRFFDAATGDPVYIVSPLLHVDRVGTYGILPFPLLSGSSTGVFTSTNGTWSNVSRNGPIFEFTNTQFNVDTGSLISGNGGECGNGNTTGTGGGTMKMDEAVQSINMDVNLAGSLLGLNEEVEFVLSNLIIAEPEIEVTKTVVNNFSSPVETGDAVDYTIEVENTGNVKVTNVDVTDTFKDASGDSIALSTPPNFLSSTMGSLEGTLLPNEIATYTAAHVLTANEINEGGVINQVSVFADSPYGPDDTDDISDDGDDTDGNLLNDTTDSFFPVPLNDTATVEKNNSVDILVTNNDDFGGNGPNSGAIFIVSTPTNGSVSLNENGSATDPQDDYFSYTPSTDFIGTDSFIYGITDAKGYTQYATVNITVYSCPNAGVDGILNICLGDSFENADLFASLTGAPDTGGTWTNNFDDTFTYTLTAVAPCTVNATSIVTVIEHDPPNAGGDGTLNICQGDTFTNADLFAQLTGSPDTGGTWTDKGNGTHTYTVAAISPCTVDDESIVTVTEQAQPNAGGDGTLNICVGDSFDNDDLFAQLTGNPDTGGTWSDNGNGTHTYTVAVTSPCTVEDESIVTVTEQAQPNAGIDGTLSICEGETFTNVDLFAQLTGSPDTGGTWTDNGNGTHTYTVAATSPCTIDDESIVTVTEQAQPNAGIDGTLNICEGETFTNADLFAQLTGSPDTGGTWLDNGNGTHTYTVAAISPCTVDDESTVTVTEQTPPNAGIDGTLSICEGETFTNADLFAQLTGSPDIGGTWVDNGDGTHTYTVAAIAPCLVDDESIVTVTEQAQPNAGGDGTLNICVGDSFDNDDLFAQLTGSPDTGGTWVDNNDGTHTYTVAATSPCTVDDESIVTVTEQAQPNAGIDGTLSICEGETFTNTDLFAQLTGSPDTGGTWTDNGDGTHTYTVAATAPCTADDVSIVTVTEQAQPNAGGDGTLNICAGASFDNADLFAQLTGSPDTGGTWVDNNDGTHTYTVAATAPCTVDDESTVTVTEQAQPNAGVDGTLNICVGDTFTNADLFAQLTGNPDTGGNWSDNGDGTHTYTVAATAPCTTDDESIVTVTEQAQPNAGIDGTLNICRGATFDNDDLFGQLTGNPDTGGTWVDNNDGTHTYTVAATSPCTIDDESIVTVTEQEQPNAGVDGTLNICEGETFTNTDLFAQLTGSPDTGGTWTDNGDGTHTYTVAATAPCTADDVSIVTVTEQAQPNAGGDGTLNICAGASFDNADLFAQLTGSPDTGGTWVDNNDGTHTYTVAATSPCTVVDESIVTVTEQAQPNAGVDGTLNICVGDTFTNADLFAQLTGNPDTGGNWSDNGDGTHTYTVAATSPCTVDDESIVTVTEQAQPNAGGDGTLNICVGDSFDNDDLFGQLTGSPDTGGTWVDNGNGTHTYTVAAIAPCTTDDESIVTVTEQAQPNAGGDGTLNICEGDSFDNDDLFTQLTGSPDTGGTWADNNDGTHTYTVAATSPCTVDDESIVTVTEQAQPNAGIDGTLNICEGETFTNADLFAQLTGSPDTGGTWLDNGNGTHTYTVAAISPCTVDDESIVTVTEQAQPNAGGDGTLNICVGDSFDTDDLFAQLTGNPDTGGTWSDNGNGTHTYTVAATSPCTVEDESIVTVTEQAQPNAGIDGTLSICEGETITNADLFAQLAGFPDTGGTWIDNGDGTHTYTVTATSPCTTDDESIVTVSEQAQPNAGGDGTLNICQGATFDNDDLFGQLTGNPDTGGTWVDNGDGTHTYTVAATSPCTIDDESIVTVTEQEQPNAGGDGTLNICIGDSFDNDDLFVQLIGSPDTGGTWSDNGDGTHTYTVVATSPCTVDDESIVTVTEQAQPNAGIDGTLNICEGETFTNADLFAQLTGSPDTGGTWVDNNDGTHTYTVAATAPCTTDDESMVTVTEQVQPNAGVDGTLNICRGDTFTNTDLFAQLTGSPDTGGTWVDNNDGTHTYTVAATAPCTTDDESIVTVTEQAQPNAGVDGILNICEGATFTNTDLFAQLTGSPDTGGTWIDNGDGTHTYTVAAIAPCSVDDESIVTVTEQAQPNAGGDGTLNICVGDSFDNDDLFAQLTGSPDTGGTWVDNGNGTHTYTVAAIAPCTTDDESIVTVTEQAQPNAGIDGTLNICEGDTITNTALFAQLSGSPDTGGSWTDNGNNTYTYTVASILPCSINDTSMVTVVFDQTDSNGNGVVDCQETNIVLPVITIDDITSDNIVNENESQGQINVTGRVTGDFSEGDLVTLTIHNTNYTGPVDANGFFNISVAGSDLVEDNDLSILGTVTTITLDGNTGSSSVQHPYTIDIDPPLVDSFETMDTYPILLGLGSPNEILNITVEVGDTGLLLQYLINTDINGIWEIHTETDQAENGTFPIVNPELTLLITAEDIAGNIGKGEVLIIFDNEPLNNDTDNDGLSNDEELTLGTDPNNPDTDGDGVMDGQEVLDGTDPLDPCDSLGGTPPSGSNCDIYIELDLVKPGDTMNGSFEIINIERFPENSVKIYNRYGVLVWEVEGYENGPNAFSGLSDGRITINRNEKLPSGTYYYDVYYTARGEQKILTGYLYVIR; encoded by the coding sequence ATGACCAAACCTATTACTTCATATTCTAACTTAAATTCTTTTTGGAAAAGATTAGCCGTTCTTTTTCTTTTGATACTGGGGATACAACCATTATACTCGCAGCAGACAACTACTTGGACCCAGCAACCCTTATCCGTCACTTGGGAATCTTTTAGTTCAGATGGTGCGGTAAGGGTGGAGGTAGTACCTTCATTAGGGGTATCTATCTTAGGTGAAGATACTATGGGTTGTACGTCAGATGCTACTTATGGAGACCCTACTCCTGATGTATTTGGAAGTCCTTCAATAGAAATTTCATTAAACTCTATTTTACGTTTTGGTACTTTGCAGTTCCGTTTTTTTGATGCGGCTACCGGTGATCCGGTATATATTGTAAGTCCATTACTTCATGTGGATAGAGTGGGTACCTATGGTATTTTGCCTTTTCCTTTGCTTTCTGGTTCTAGTACGGGTGTTTTTACATCAACTAATGGAACATGGTCAAATGTTAGTCGCAATGGTCCTATTTTTGAATTTACCAACACCCAATTTAATGTAGATACAGGTTCGCTAATTAGTGGTAATGGTGGTGAATGTGGTAATGGGAACACTACAGGAACAGGAGGAGGAACGATGAAAATGGATGAAGCTGTTCAATCCATTAATATGGATGTTAACCTCGCTGGTAGTCTTTTAGGTTTAAACGAGGAAGTGGAGTTTGTACTTTCTAACTTAATTATAGCTGAACCAGAAATAGAAGTAACAAAGACCGTTGTAAATAATTTTAGCTCTCCCGTTGAAACAGGTGATGCTGTAGATTATACTATTGAAGTAGAAAACACAGGTAACGTAAAAGTTACGAATGTTGATGTAACCGATACTTTTAAAGATGCTAGTGGAGATAGTATAGCATTAAGTACCCCGCCAAATTTCTTATCTTCTACAATGGGTTCTTTAGAAGGAACTCTTTTGCCAAATGAAATTGCGACATATACTGCTGCCCATGTATTGACTGCAAATGAAATTAATGAAGGAGGAGTAATCAATCAGGTAAGTGTTTTTGCCGATAGTCCATACGGTCCAGATGATACAGATGACATTTCAGATGATGGTGATGATACAGATGGTAATTTACTTAATGATACTACAGATAGTTTTTTTCCTGTTCCTTTAAATGATACCGCTACGGTAGAAAAGAATAATTCAGTTGATATTTTAGTAACTAATAATGATGATTTTGGAGGTAATGGTCCTAATTCAGGAGCTATATTTATTGTCAGTACCCCCACCAATGGTAGTGTTTCCTTAAACGAAAACGGTTCAGCTACCGACCCTCAAGATGATTACTTCTCTTATACACCAAGTACGGACTTTATAGGTACCGACTCATTTATTTACGGAATAACAGATGCAAAGGGTTATACACAATACGCAACAGTTAATATTACAGTGTATTCTTGTCCAAATGCTGGTGTCGACGGGATTCTGAATATATGTTTAGGGGATTCTTTTGAGAATGCAGATCTTTTTGCGTCTTTAACAGGTGCTCCGGATACAGGTGGAACCTGGACTAATAATTTTGATGATACATTTACCTATACTTTAACTGCTGTTGCACCTTGTACGGTTAATGCTACTAGTATTGTAACAGTAATTGAGCATGACCCACCAAATGCCGGAGGCGATGGAACATTGAACATTTGCCAAGGCGATACATTCACCAACGCAGATCTGTTCGCACAGTTGACCGGTTCACCTGATACCGGTGGAACGTGGACCGACAAAGGCAATGGTACACATACGTATACAGTGGCAGCAATATCACCATGTACAGTAGATGATGAAAGCATCGTAACGGTAACAGAGCAAGCACAACCAAATGCTGGAGGTGATGGAACATTGAATATCTGTGTCGGAGATAGTTTTGATAATGATGATTTATTCGCACAGTTGACCGGTAATCCAGATACAGGTGGAACATGGTCTGACAATGGAAATGGTACTCACACGTACACGGTGGCAGTAACTTCACCATGTACGGTAGAAGATGAAAGTATTGTAACGGTAACAGAACAAGCACAACCAAATGCAGGAATTGATGGAACATTGAGCATTTGCGAAGGCGAAACATTCACGAATGTAGACTTGTTCGCACAATTAACTGGTTCCCCGGATACAGGCGGAACGTGGACCGACAATGGCAATGGAACACATACGTATACAGTGGCAGCAACTTCACCATGTACAATAGATGATGAAAGTATCGTAACGGTTACCGAACAGGCACAACCGAATGCAGGTATCGACGGAACATTGAATATTTGCGAAGGAGAAACATTCACCAATGCGGACTTGTTCGCGCAACTGACCGGTTCACCCGATACCGGCGGAACATGGTTAGACAACGGAAATGGAACTCACACTTATACAGTAGCTGCAATATCACCATGTACGGTAGACGATGAAAGTACTGTAACGGTAACAGAACAAACTCCACCAAATGCGGGTATCGACGGAACATTGAGCATTTGCGAAGGCGAAACATTCACCAACGCAGATCTGTTCGCACAATTGACCGGTTCCCCGGATATAGGTGGAACATGGGTCGATAATGGCGATGGTACTCATACGTATACTGTGGCAGCAATCGCGCCTTGTTTAGTTGATGACGAAAGCATCGTAACCGTAACCGAACAAGCACAACCAAATGCCGGAGGTGATGGAACATTGAATATCTGTGTCGGAGATAGTTTTGATAATGATGATTTATTCGCACAGTTGACTGGTTCTCCAGACACAGGCGGAACATGGGTCGACAATAACGATGGCACGCATACGTATACCGTGGCTGCAACTTCACCATGTACAGTAGATGATGAAAGTATCGTAACCGTAACCGAGCAGGCACAACCAAATGCAGGTATCGACGGGACATTGAGCATTTGCGAAGGCGAAACATTCACCAATACAGACTTGTTCGCACAACTGACCGGTTCACCGGATACGGGCGGAACGTGGACGGACAATGGCGACGGAACGCACACTTACACAGTAGCTGCAACTGCTCCATGTACAGCAGATGATGTAAGTATCGTAACGGTAACCGAGCAGGCACAACCAAATGCCGGAGGTGATGGTACATTGAATATTTGCGCTGGAGCTAGTTTTGATAACGCAGATCTTTTTGCCCAGTTAACAGGTTCACCAGATACAGGTGGAACATGGGTAGACAATAACGATGGCACGCATACGTACACAGTAGCAGCAACAGCTCCATGTACAGTAGATGATGAAAGTACTGTAACCGTAACCGAGCAAGCACAGCCGAATGCAGGAGTTGATGGAACTTTAAATATTTGTGTTGGCGATACGTTCACAAACGCAGACCTTTTTGCACAGTTGACAGGTAATCCAGATACAGGCGGAAACTGGTCGGACAATGGCGACGGAACTCACACCTATACTGTAGCTGCAACAGCACCATGTACAACAGACGATGAAAGTATCGTAACCGTAACAGAGCAAGCGCAACCAAATGCGGGTATCGACGGGACATTGAATATCTGTCGAGGAGCAACTTTTGACAATGATGATCTATTTGGTCAGCTTACAGGCAATCCAGACACAGGTGGAACATGGGTCGACAATAACGATGGTACCCATACTTATACTGTGGCAGCAACATCACCCTGTACAATAGATGATGAAAGTATTGTAACCGTAACCGAGCAGGAACAACCAAATGCAGGCGTTGATGGAACATTGAATATTTGCGAAGGAGAAACATTCACAAATACAGACTTGTTCGCACAACTGACCGGTTCACCGGATACGGGCGGAACGTGGACGGACAATGGCGACGGAACGCACACTTACACAGTAGCTGCAACTGCTCCATGTACAGCAGATGATGTAAGTATCGTAACGGTAACCGAGCAGGCACAACCAAATGCCGGAGGTGATGGTACATTGAATATTTGCGCTGGAGCTAGTTTTGATAACGCAGATCTTTTTGCCCAGTTAACAGGTTCACCAGATACAGGTGGAACATGGGTAGACAATAACGATGGCACGCATACGTACACAGTAGCAGCAACATCACCCTGTACAGTAGTTGATGAAAGTATTGTAACCGTAACCGAGCAAGCACAGCCGAATGCAGGAGTTGATGGAACTTTAAATATTTGTGTTGGCGATACGTTCACAAACGCAGACCTTTTTGCACAGTTGACAGGTAATCCAGATACAGGCGGAAACTGGTCGGACAATGGCGACGGCACTCACACCTATACTGTAGCAGCAACATCACCCTGTACAGTAGATGATGAAAGCATCGTAACGGTAACCGAGCAGGCACAACCAAATGCCGGGGGTGATGGAACATTGAATATCTGTGTCGGAGATAGTTTTGATAATGATGATTTATTCGGACAGTTGACTGGTTCTCCAGACACAGGCGGAACATGGGTAGACAATGGCAATGGAACACATACCTATACAGTAGCAGCGATTGCTCCTTGTACAACCGATGATGAAAGCATCGTAACGGTAACAGAGCAAGCACAACCAAATGCCGGGGGTGATGGAACATTGAATATTTGCGAAGGAGATAGTTTCGATAATGATGATCTGTTCACCCAGTTAACTGGTTCACCGGACACAGGTGGAACGTGGGCTGACAATAATGATGGCACGCATACTTATACTGTAGCGGCAACTTCACCATGTACAGTAGATGATGAAAGTATCGTAACGGTAACCGAGCAGGCACAACCAAATGCAGGTATCGACGGGACATTGAATATTTGCGAAGGAGAAACATTCACCAATGCTGATTTGTTCGCGCAACTGACCGGTTCACCCGATACCGGCGGAACATGGTTAGACAACGGAAATGGAACACATACGTATACAGTAGCTGCAATATCACCATGTACAGTAGATGATGAAAGTATCGTAACGGTAACAGAACAAGCGCAACCAAATGCCGGAGGTGATGGAACATTGAATATCTGTGTCGGAGATAGTTTTGATACTGATGATTTATTCGCACAGTTGACCGGTAATCCAGATACAGGTGGAACATGGTCTGACAATGGAAATGGTACTCACACGTACACGGTGGCAGCAACTTCACCATGTACGGTAGAAGATGAAAGTATTGTAACGGTAACAGAACAAGCACAACCAAATGCAGGAATTGATGGAACATTGAGCATTTGCGAAGGCGAAACAATCACGAATGCTGATCTGTTCGCGCAACTGGCCGGTTTCCCGGATACGGGCGGAACGTGGATCGATAATGGCGATGGTACTCATACGTATACTGTGACAGCAACATCACCTTGTACAACCGATGATGAAAGCATCGTAACCGTATCCGAACAAGCGCAACCAAATGCAGGAGGCGATGGAACATTGAATATCTGTCAAGGAGCAACTTTTGACAATGATGATCTATTTGGTCAGCTTACAGGCAATCCAGATACAGGTGGAACTTGGGTTGATAATGGAGATGGTACCCATACTTATACTGTGGCAGCAACATCACCCTGTACAATAGATGATGAAAGTATTGTAACCGTAACCGAGCAGGAACAACCAAATGCCGGAGGTGATGGAACATTGAATATCTGTATCGGAGATAGTTTTGATAATGATGATTTATTCGTACAGTTGATCGGTTCTCCCGATACAGGCGGAACATGGTCGGATAATGGCGACGGCACTCACACCTATACAGTAGTAGCAACATCGCCATGTACGGTAGACGATGAAAGCATCGTAACCGTAACCGAACAAGCGCAACCAAATGCAGGAATCGATGGAACATTGAATATTTGCGAAGGCGAAACATTCACGAATGCGGACTTGTTCGCGCAACTGACCGGTTCACCGGATACGGGCGGAACATGGGTCGACAATAACGATGGCACGCATACGTATACCGTGGCTGCAACAGCACCATGTACAACAGACGATGAAAGTATGGTAACCGTAACCGAGCAGGTACAACCAAATGCAGGCGTTGATGGAACATTAAATATCTGTCGAGGAGATACATTCACAAATACAGACTTGTTCGCACAACTGACCGGTTCACCGGATACGGGCGGAACATGGGTCGACAATAACGATGGCACGCATACGTATACCGTGGCTGCAACAGCACCATGTACAACAGACGATGAAAGTATCGTAACCGTAACGGAGCAAGCACAACCAAATGCAGGCGTTGACGGGATATTGAATATTTGTGAAGGCGCAACATTCACGAATACAGACTTGTTCGCACAATTAACTGGTTCACCCGATACCGGTGGAACATGGATTGACAATGGCGATGGTACTCATACGTATACTGTGGCAGCAATCGCGCCTTGTTCAGTTGACGATGAAAGTATCGTAACGGTAACAGAGCAAGCACAACCAAATGCTGGAGGTGATGGAACATTGAATATCTGTGTCGGAGATAGTTTTGATAATGATGATTTATTCGCACAGTTGACTGGTTCTCCAGACACAGGCGGAACATGGGTCGACAATGGCAATGGAACACATACGTATACAGTAGCAGCGATTGCTCCTTGTACAACCGATGATGAAAGCATCGTAACCGTAACCGAGCAGGCACAACCAAATGCGGGAATCGACGGAACATTGAATATTTGTGAAGGCGATACGATTACCAATACAGCACTATTTGCTCAATTAAGCGGATCTCCTGATACTGGTGGTTCGTGGACCGATAATGGTAACAACACATACACATATACCGTAGCCTCCATACTGCCTTGCTCTATTAACGATACAAGTATGGTTACTGTGGTATTTGATCAAACCGATAGCAATGGTAATGGTGTAGTAGATTGTCAAGAAACAAATATAGTGCTTCCGGTAATTACAATAGATGACATAACCTCAGATAACATTGTCAACGAAAATGAATCTCAAGGTCAGATTAATGTAACGGGAAGGGTTACAGGTGATTTTTCTGAAGGTGATCTAGTAACCTTGACCATTCATAATACCAATTATACTGGTCCTGTAGATGCAAACGGGTTTTTTAATATCTCGGTTGCGGGTTCGGATTTAGTGGAGGACAATGATTTAAGTATTCTAGGTACGGTCACCACGATAACTTTAGATGGCAATACAGGTTCATCGTCAGTACAACATCCGTATACCATTGATATAGATCCACCTTTGGTCGATAGTTTTGAAACAATGGACACATACCCCATTTTACTTGGTTTAGGGAGTCCGAATGAGATATTGAATATTACGGTTGAGGTTGGTGATACAGGCTTGTTATTACAGTATTTAATCAATACTGATATAAATGGTATTTGGGAAATTCATACAGAAACGGATCAAGCAGAAAATGGAACTTTCCCAATAGTCAATCCCGAATTGACTTTGTTGATTACTGCAGAAGATATAGCAGGAAATATAGGTAAAGGTGAGGTCTTGATCATTTTTGATAATGAACCACTTAATAATGATACTGATAACGATGGTTTATCAAATGATGAAGAACTGACTTTAGGTACAGACCCAAATAACCCAGATACGGATGGCGACGGAGTTATGGACGGACAAGAAGTCTTGGATGGTACCGATCCTTTAGATCCTTGTGATTCTTTAGGTGGTACACCACCATCTGGAAGTAATTGTGACATCTATATAGAACTAGATCTTGTAAAACCGGGAGATACTATGAATGGTAGCTTTGAGATTATCAATATTGAGAGATTTCCAGAAAATTCGGTTAAAATCTATAATAGATATGGTGTTTTGGTATGGGAAGTAGAAGGTTATGAAAATGGTCCCAATGCTTTTAGTGGTCTGTCTGACGGTAGAATCACCATTAACAGAAATGAGAAACTACCTTCTGGTACCTATTATTATGATGTATACTATACAGCAAGGGGAGAACAAAAAATATTAACCGGTTATCTGTACGTAATTAGGTAA
- a CDS encoding PorP/SprF family type IX secretion system membrane protein — translation MKKIYQIIFLIFTMVLGGQYLMFGQQDAQYTQYMYNTFSVNPAYAGSREVLSISALHRSQWVGRDGAPNTQTLSVHGPSSDKVGLGLSIVHDEIGNNTNQNTYIDAAFSYTLKTSDNNKLSFGLKAGGHLLNLDFNNLRNFSAGGIAITDSDLYKKFTPNFGAGLYYHNDQFYAGLSIPNFLQTEHFDSADGNNSLVSVDRITWYLISGYVFEMSESWKFKPAFLLKATSGAPLQADVSANFLLNDKFSMGAAYRWDAAISALFGFQMTDEFMLGLAYDSDISELGGTKYNNGSFEVFLRYEFLKKDKIDLTPRFF, via the coding sequence ATGAAGAAAATCTATCAAATAATCTTTTTGATATTTACCATGGTTTTAGGTGGTCAATATCTTATGTTCGGTCAGCAAGATGCCCAGTACACCCAATATATGTACAATACTTTTTCGGTGAATCCGGCGTATGCAGGATCTAGAGAGGTATTAAGTATATCTGCATTGCACAGGTCACAATGGGTAGGTAGAGATGGTGCTCCTAATACACAAACACTCAGTGTACACGGACCTTCTTCTGACAAAGTGGGGCTTGGTCTTTCTATTGTTCATGATGAAATAGGGAACAACACCAATCAAAATACATATATTGACGCTGCTTTTTCGTATACATTGAAGACCTCTGACAATAACAAATTGTCATTTGGATTAAAGGCTGGCGGGCACTTATTAAATTTAGATTTTAACAATCTTAGAAATTTTAGTGCAGGTGGTATTGCCATTACCGATAGTGATCTTTATAAAAAGTTTACTCCAAATTTTGGAGCAGGTCTGTACTACCATAACGATCAATTTTATGCAGGTTTGTCCATACCTAATTTTTTGCAAACAGAGCATTTTGATAGCGCTGATGGTAACAATAGTTTGGTTTCTGTTGATAGAATAACATGGTATTTAATATCAGGATATGTGTTTGAGATGTCTGAATCATGGAAATTTAAACCTGCTTTTCTTTTAAAAGCTACGTCTGGTGCACCGTTACAGGCAGATGTATCGGCAAACTTTTTATTGAACGATAAATTTTCAATGGGTGCAGCTTACAGATGGGATGCCGCTATAAGTGCTTTATTCGGATTTCAAATGACCGATGAGTTTATGCTTGGTCTAGCCTATGATAGTGATATTTCTGAATTGGGCGGAACAAAATATAATAATGGTTCTTTTGAGGTTTTTCTTAGGTACGAGTTTCTGAAGAAAGATAAAATTGATTTAACCCCTAGATTCTTTTAA
- a CDS encoding OmpA family protein, whose translation MKFSSSIVLLLLLLVSSLCSAQKGNKKSVADNFEHYAYMGNASTYEELSKKGMSDEDICKNLGNEAYLRAKYDEASYWYAKLLELHSSTIEPDYMYRYAQSLKSIKNYKDSEVWMKKFKKAKKNDVRAQNYNKDEGYFDELMTASNEYTIENLVSVNSKESDFAPSFYNEFLVFSTGRDLETTDRSATPYLNLYKTTRPEKEQYSTATAFPEELKSVANESSTTFSKDGNTMYFTRNNYKKGSFNRDKKGISRLKIYRSTFKDGVWGNIEDLPFNSDLYSVAHPALNEDGTILYFSSDMPGTLGASDIFKVAINADGSFGTPENLGSKINTESKETFPFISESGVLYFASDGHPGLGGLDIFSINLKSQGAVKNLGNPINSPNDDFSMIFDEETNSGFFASNRSGGVGGDDIYALKTIDCMVTITGTAVDKDTEQPLPFVTVNGKNTSRGNIGEATTDAQGNYSIEIPCQESQYSITANLDGYEEGSLFMFTTPDEKNITNARVVLEESSKVAVIGADLVKVLKLAPIYFDLNSSYLREDAFENLDKVVDYMLKRPEVKVEIGSHTDSREEDNYNLWLSDRRAKRTVAYIISAGIDESRISGKGYGETVLINKCANGVICSDRDHQLNRRSEFILIE comes from the coding sequence ATGAAGTTTAGCTCATCAATTGTTCTTTTATTGCTGCTTTTAGTTTCTTCTCTGTGCTCTGCGCAGAAAGGGAACAAAAAATCTGTAGCCGATAATTTTGAACATTATGCATATATGGGTAATGCATCAACTTATGAAGAGTTGAGTAAAAAGGGAATGTCTGATGAGGATATTTGTAAAAATCTTGGCAATGAAGCTTATTTAAGGGCAAAGTATGACGAAGCTAGTTATTGGTACGCAAAGCTGTTAGAGTTGCATAGTTCAACGATAGAACCTGACTATATGTATAGATATGCACAATCTTTAAAATCGATTAAGAATTATAAGGATTCAGAGGTTTGGATGAAGAAGTTCAAAAAAGCGAAAAAGAACGATGTACGTGCTCAGAACTATAACAAGGATGAAGGTTATTTTGATGAGTTAATGACTGCATCTAACGAATATACTATTGAAAATTTAGTTTCTGTAAATTCTAAAGAATCAGATTTTGCACCATCATTTTATAACGAGTTTTTGGTGTTTTCAACCGGTAGGGATTTAGAAACTACTGATCGTAGTGCTACTCCTTATTTAAATCTTTATAAAACAACGCGTCCAGAGAAAGAACAATATAGTACGGCAACTGCATTTCCTGAAGAGTTGAAATCTGTGGCAAATGAATCTTCTACCACTTTTTCAAAAGATGGGAATACCATGTATTTTACTCGGAATAATTATAAAAAAGGTTCGTTCAACAGGGATAAAAAAGGCATTAGCAGATTAAAAATTTATAGAAGTACTTTTAAAGATGGTGTATGGGGAAATATAGAGGATCTGCCATTTAATAGCGACCTATATTCCGTTGCACACCCTGCCTTGAACGAAGATGGTACGATCTTGTATTTTTCATCTGATATGCCAGGAACTTTAGGGGCTTCAGATATTTTTAAGGTAGCTATTAATGCTGATGGTAGTTTTGGAACACCAGAGAATTTAGGGTCAAAAATCAATACCGAAAGTAAAGAGACTTTTCCGTTCATATCAGAGTCTGGTGTGTTGTATTTTGCATCTGACGGTCACCCTGGTTTAGGCGGATTGGATATTTTTTCCATCAATCTAAAGAGTCAAGGAGCGGTTAAAAATTTGGGTAACCCAATCAATAGTCCTAACGATGATTTTTCAATGATTTTCGATGAAGAAACCAATTCTGGATTTTTTGCCTCTAATCGTTCTGGCGGAGTTGGTGGTGATGATATTTATGCATTGAAAACTATAGACTGTATGGTCACCATAACCGGTACCGCAGTAGATAAGGATACGGAACAACCTTTGCCTTTTGTTACCGTGAACGGTAAGAACACTTCAAGAGGTAATATAGGTGAAGCTACAACTGATGCCCAGGGCAATTATAGTATAGAAATTCCATGTCAAGAGAGTCAATATTCAATTACTGCCAATCTTGACGGTTACGAAGAGGGTTCTTTGTTTATGTTCACTACACCAGATGAAAAAAATATAACAAATGCCCGTGTGGTATTGGAAGAGAGTAGTAAAGTCGCGGTAATTGGGGCAGATTTGGTAAAGGTGTTGAAACTGGCACCCATCTATTTTGATCTAAACAGTTCTTACTTAAGAGAAGATGCTTTTGAGAATTTGGATAAAGTGGTCGATTATATGTTAAAAAGACCTGAAGTAAAAGTAGAAATTGGGTCGCATACAGATAGTAGGGAAGAGGATAATTACAACCTGTGGCTCTCTGATCGTAGGGCAAAGAGAACGGTTGCCTATATCATTTCTGCAGGAATAGATGAAAGTCGTATTTCAGGTAAAGGTTATGGAGAAACGGTATTAATCAACAAATGCGCAAACGGAGTCATTTGTTCTGATCGAGATCATCAATTGAATAGACGTTCAGAATTTATTTTGATAGAGTAA